The following proteins come from a genomic window of Schistocerca gregaria isolate iqSchGreg1 chromosome X, iqSchGreg1.2, whole genome shotgun sequence:
- the LOC126299158 gene encoding MAPK-interacting and spindle-stabilizing protein-like produces MASPQSPDVLSEFYRLQNQQMQALLDALGQLLQGQRAMKNDATAAASPLTQPQHAVAPTFRPFDAALESWTEWSHQFGFHFAAYRIQATVPSGQRPGDPSTVSPQPQVLPTLPSILPHGDAPPPPPILPPATPAVDASLQPPGASLGHAPPIASRDQLSSDMEFLPAPDCTSSSPVGCPGPMEVDPSAPPVSLRAHTPHVGVHSGAGFQAFPSSPRSEWQGAGGTASPVVRLSTSSHTSTCVPLHGGRKPYATTVRRFAE; encoded by the exons atggcttcgccacaatctccagatgtactgtccgaattttatcgcttacagaatcagcaaatgcaggccttactggatgcccttggacagctcctccagggtcaacgtgcgatgaaaAACGATGcgacagcagccgcttcaccgctaacgcagccgcaacacgctgttgcacccacttttcgaccttttgatgctgcactggaaagctggacggagtggtcccaccaatttggattccatttcgccgcctacagaattcaag cgacggtgccgtccggtcagcgccctggggatccatctactgtctcgcctcagccccaggtgttaccgacgctgccttccattttgccccatggcgacgcgccgccaccgccgcctattctcccaccggcgacgcctgcagtggacgcttcgctgcaaccgccgggcgcctccctgggtcacgcgccaccgatcgcttcccgtgaccagttgtcctccgacatggaattcttgcccgctccggactgtacgtcgtcttcgcccgtcgggtgccccggcccgatggaggtcgacccttcggcccctcctgtctctctgcgggcgcatacaccgcatgttggcgtgcactctggagcaggttttcaggcgtttcctagctccccgcggtccgaatggcagggtgcgggtggcacagcctcgcctgttgttaggctctccacctcgtcgcatacgtcaacatgcgttcCTCTccatggcgggcggaagccttatgccacaaccgtacgccgatttgcggagtag